Proteins from one Mycobacterium sp. SMC-2 genomic window:
- a CDS encoding carotenoid 1,2-hydratase, producing MTRDWRSYPFQLVPGDAQLDFPAAEGEHPDQESDTWFIAGQLDAAEADRSFAFLTIFNKNRPGGTVVADFYTLALFDLDTGDYGTYTDYDMPPANMKPGAQPKLTLTPGYLDIHYASGAGTASWATCRDADGELLPYTYRVSLVGEDHSGRPMRLDLAVTPTRAPTPVGASTYNGKICCFGQTETYSYFQTGMAMTGTLRWGDVVEQVSGSSGHIDRQWFPKYAGGGGTEGDPRALSHEWRTINFDNGVDLSIWRQFDRLNGNALQPFTGVTMSHPDPAMPPECAEDVEVTVSSYVRWPDAVKPLVRPHAAARYMPDRHRITCRTMQLDIVGEPLVAAPAHGLPIEYMEGPYRYHGTLWGKPVTGFAFNERSLALYRDWELVEVLTTTVANMEPADRDLQMAAGLLVQLLARGRRQEAVGLLTTVRAAQSDALATLLDDLVAALSAEISTESG from the coding sequence ATGACCAGGGATTGGCGCAGTTACCCGTTCCAGTTGGTGCCCGGCGACGCCCAGCTGGATTTCCCCGCGGCCGAGGGCGAACACCCGGATCAGGAGTCGGACACCTGGTTCATCGCCGGGCAGCTCGATGCCGCGGAGGCCGACCGGTCGTTCGCCTTCCTGACCATCTTCAACAAGAACCGCCCCGGCGGGACCGTGGTCGCGGACTTCTACACGCTGGCGCTGTTCGACCTTGATACCGGTGACTACGGCACCTATACGGACTACGACATGCCGCCGGCCAACATGAAACCCGGAGCGCAGCCCAAGCTGACTTTGACCCCGGGCTATCTGGACATCCACTACGCCAGCGGGGCCGGCACCGCGTCGTGGGCCACGTGCCGCGACGCCGACGGGGAGCTGCTGCCCTACACCTACCGCGTCAGCCTGGTCGGCGAGGACCATTCGGGCCGGCCCATGCGCCTGGACCTGGCCGTAACGCCAACGCGCGCACCGACACCGGTGGGTGCGTCGACGTACAACGGGAAGATCTGCTGCTTCGGCCAGACCGAAACCTATTCGTATTTCCAGACCGGCATGGCGATGACGGGCACCCTGCGCTGGGGCGACGTAGTTGAACAGGTTTCCGGCAGCAGCGGGCACATCGACCGGCAGTGGTTCCCCAAATACGCCGGCGGCGGCGGAACCGAGGGAGACCCGCGGGCGCTGTCGCACGAATGGCGCACCATCAACTTCGACAACGGCGTGGATCTCAGCATCTGGCGGCAGTTCGACCGCCTCAATGGCAATGCGCTTCAGCCGTTTACCGGCGTGACGATGAGTCATCCCGATCCGGCCATGCCCCCGGAATGCGCCGAAGACGTCGAGGTGACGGTCAGCAGCTACGTGCGATGGCCGGATGCGGTGAAACCGTTGGTGCGGCCGCACGCGGCCGCCCGATACATGCCGGACCGCCACCGGATCACCTGCCGCACCATGCAACTCGACATCGTCGGCGAGCCGCTGGTGGCCGCACCCGCGCACGGCCTGCCCATCGAATACATGGAGGGCCCGTACCGCTACCACGGCACCCTGTGGGGTAAGCCCGTGACCGGCTTCGCGTTCAACGAGCGCTCGCTGGCCCTGTACCGGGACTGGGAGCTGGTCGAGGTGCTGACCACCACCGTCGCGAACATGGAGCCGGCCGATCGCGACCTGCAGATGGCGGCGGGTCTGCTGGTGCAGCTGCTGGCCCGCGGGCGACGACAGGAAGCGGTCGGGCTGTTGACAACGGTGCGCGCCGCACAAAGCGACGCGTTGGCAACCCTGTTGGATGACCTCGTGGCGGCGCTATCCGCCGAAATATCAACCGAGAGCGGCTGA
- a CDS encoding aldehyde dehydrogenase produces MTENAAHRYYDELFIGGQWRKPANPRQLAVISPHSEEPVGHVQLAGPEDVDAAGAAARHAFDNGPWPRMSHAERMAKVEQLAAIYAGHLEEMADLITDEMGSPRSFSRMGQAAAAASLIHLALAAARDFPWEERRQGVLGEVHLRRAPVGVVGAIVPWNVPQFLIMPKLIPALIAGCTVIIKPAPETPLDALWLAEMIEQLDLPEGVVSVLPGGPEIGEALVRHRDVDKIAFTGSSVVGRRIAALCGEQLKRVSLELGGKSAAIILDDADIGKTVAGLKTAGLMNNGQACVAQTRILVSDRRHDEVVDALADMMSSLNVGDPADDATDIGPLVAQRQQRRVQDYIKSGQAEGARVVLGGQDSPSTRGWYVQPTLFADATNEMRIAREEIFGPVLTVLRYRDEDDAIRIANESDYGLAGSVWTSDIAHGLEIAAGVRTGTYGINMYTLDIGAPFGGFKQSGIGREFGPEGLHEYVELQTLVCKGQLPPL; encoded by the coding sequence ATGACGGAAAACGCCGCTCACCGGTACTACGACGAACTCTTCATCGGGGGGCAGTGGCGCAAGCCCGCCAACCCCCGACAGCTCGCCGTCATCTCCCCGCACTCCGAAGAACCGGTCGGCCACGTCCAGCTGGCCGGGCCTGAGGACGTCGACGCCGCCGGCGCGGCCGCGCGACACGCCTTCGACAACGGCCCGTGGCCGCGGATGAGTCACGCCGAGCGGATGGCCAAGGTCGAACAGCTTGCCGCGATCTACGCCGGTCACCTCGAGGAGATGGCCGACCTGATCACCGACGAAATGGGCTCTCCGCGCAGTTTCAGCCGGATGGGCCAAGCGGCGGCCGCGGCGTCGCTCATACATCTGGCGCTGGCGGCCGCGCGCGACTTTCCGTGGGAGGAACGGCGTCAAGGCGTGCTCGGCGAAGTGCACCTGCGCAGGGCCCCGGTCGGCGTGGTCGGCGCGATCGTCCCGTGGAACGTGCCGCAGTTCCTGATCATGCCCAAACTGATCCCGGCATTGATCGCCGGGTGCACCGTCATCATCAAACCGGCGCCCGAAACACCCTTGGACGCTTTGTGGTTGGCGGAAATGATCGAGCAGCTCGACCTGCCCGAAGGTGTGGTCTCGGTGTTGCCCGGCGGTCCCGAGATCGGCGAGGCGCTGGTGCGCCATCGGGATGTGGACAAGATCGCGTTCACCGGCTCCAGCGTCGTCGGCCGCCGCATCGCCGCCCTGTGCGGCGAACAGCTCAAGCGAGTGAGCCTGGAGCTGGGCGGCAAGTCCGCGGCGATCATTCTCGACGACGCCGACATCGGCAAGACCGTCGCCGGATTGAAAACCGCCGGCCTGATGAACAACGGCCAGGCCTGCGTCGCCCAGACCCGCATCCTGGTCAGCGACCGGCGGCACGACGAGGTGGTCGACGCACTGGCCGACATGATGTCGTCCCTCAATGTCGGCGATCCGGCCGACGACGCCACCGACATCGGACCCCTTGTCGCGCAACGGCAACAACGCCGCGTCCAGGACTACATCAAGTCCGGCCAGGCCGAAGGCGCGCGCGTCGTCCTCGGCGGCCAGGACAGCCCGTCCACGCGTGGCTGGTATGTGCAGCCGACGCTGTTCGCGGACGCCACCAACGAGATGCGCATCGCCAGGGAGGAGATCTTCGGTCCGGTGTTGACCGTGTTGCGCTACCGCGATGAGGACGACGCAATCCGCATCGCCAACGAGAGCGACTACGGGCTGGCCGGTTCCGTGTGGACCTCCGACATCGCACACGGCCTGGAGATCGCGGCGGGTGTGCGCACCGGCACCTACGGCATCAACATGTACACGCTGGACATCGGCGCCCCGTTCGGTGGCTTCAAGCAGTCGGGCATCGGACGCGAGTTCGGCCCGGAGGGTCTCCACGAATACGTCGAGCTTCAGACGCTGGTATGCAAGGGGCAGCTGCCGCCGCTATAA
- a CDS encoding maleylpyruvate isomerase family mycothiol-dependent enzyme, with protein sequence MPQLPDDEVAALHLAVCRRFGEAVWSADGRWDRRTPCDEWDARAVLEHVIGFHDVLVLRPLGLKPERPRADARARWQLTYDSLVEAFESGGVTALDAFKLIPNLTRDVLVHTWDLARAVEADDRLDAAWCQLFYADLPADPQVLSSSEMFSAPVAVPSESDAQAKLLARLGRDPSWRPEIS encoded by the coding sequence ATGCCGCAACTGCCCGATGACGAGGTAGCCGCACTGCATCTCGCGGTCTGCCGACGGTTTGGCGAGGCCGTCTGGTCTGCCGATGGCAGATGGGATCGTCGAACTCCGTGCGATGAGTGGGACGCCCGGGCGGTGCTTGAACATGTGATCGGTTTTCATGACGTACTCGTCTTGCGCCCTTTGGGATTGAAGCCCGAGCGTCCACGAGCCGATGCTCGGGCGCGATGGCAGCTCACTTACGACTCTCTGGTCGAGGCTTTCGAGTCTGGCGGGGTCACAGCGCTTGATGCGTTCAAGCTGATACCGAATCTGACGCGCGATGTTCTGGTGCACACGTGGGACCTCGCGCGTGCGGTTGAGGCAGACGACCGTCTTGATGCCGCGTGGTGCCAGCTGTTCTACGCCGACCTTCCGGCAGACCCGCAGGTGTTGAGTTCCTCGGAAATGTTCAGTGCTCCCGTTGCGGTGCCCAGCGAAAGCGATGCGCAGGCCAAGCTTCTCGCGCGGCTTGGCCGCGATCCTTCATGGCGACCGGAGATCTCATAG
- a CDS encoding MaoC family dehydratase, with amino-acid sequence MTGDDLDFDEITVPVELPEVIDDISYQRVVENAGATWDYFPGHFDPEYARRQGNPTIYVNTMHLAGFADRVATDWAGPSSRVVRRSLRLTGSVYAGDTMIGRGRAVAKRRDTSVDPPRCLVDIEIQVTNQHGALCCPVELTLQMPHAATAR; translated from the coding sequence GTGACCGGCGACGACCTTGACTTCGACGAGATCACCGTGCCGGTCGAGCTGCCCGAGGTGATCGACGACATCAGCTATCAGCGAGTCGTGGAGAACGCCGGAGCGACGTGGGACTACTTTCCGGGCCACTTCGATCCCGAATACGCGCGGCGCCAGGGGAATCCGACGATCTATGTCAACACCATGCATCTCGCCGGCTTCGCCGACCGCGTCGCGACGGATTGGGCGGGCCCGAGCAGCCGCGTGGTGCGGCGCTCCCTGCGGCTGACGGGCTCGGTGTATGCCGGCGACACCATGATCGGCCGGGGACGCGCGGTGGCCAAGCGGCGGGACACCTCGGTGGACCCGCCGCGCTGCCTCGTCGACATCGAGATCCAGGTGACCAATCAGCACGGCGCGCTGTGCTGCCCGGTCGAGCTCACCCTGCAGATGCCGCATGCCGCAACTGCCCGATGA
- a CDS encoding MaoC family dehydratase N-terminal domain-containing protein: MGFGAQPAPACYVSGVDLSYRLAFGTYEDALRMVGATTEPRTAATAVSGARIQLFAAMVQDGNRSYWDAEFAGRTWGGLLAPPALLMGWLIPPPWQPQGTPPVASLVLRVPLPGTTFINAANDVEFLQPIIEGDVLTVVEELVSVSPEKRTRLGAGHFVETLETYRRQDGTVVATCRNTLFRFTPGASP, translated from the coding sequence ATGGGATTCGGCGCCCAGCCGGCACCCGCTTGTTATGTGAGCGGCGTGGACCTCAGTTACCGGCTGGCCTTCGGCACCTATGAAGACGCGCTGCGGATGGTCGGCGCGACGACCGAGCCGCGCACCGCGGCTACGGCGGTCAGCGGGGCGCGCATCCAGTTGTTCGCCGCGATGGTCCAGGACGGCAACCGTTCGTACTGGGACGCCGAGTTCGCCGGCCGAACATGGGGAGGCCTGCTAGCGCCTCCGGCATTGCTGATGGGATGGCTGATCCCTCCGCCGTGGCAGCCGCAGGGCACGCCGCCGGTGGCGTCCCTGGTGTTGCGAGTGCCGCTGCCGGGCACCACATTCATCAACGCCGCCAACGATGTCGAGTTCCTTCAGCCCATCATCGAAGGAGACGTGCTGACCGTCGTCGAGGAGCTGGTGTCGGTGTCACCGGAAAAGCGGACGCGGCTGGGCGCCGGCCATTTCGTCGAGACGCTGGAGACCTATCGCCGCCAGGACGGGACGGTGGTCGCCACCTGCCGGAACACCTTGTTCCGCTTCACACCCGGGGCGTCCCCGTGA